Proteins from one Cicer arietinum cultivar CDC Frontier isolate Library 1 chromosome 3, Cicar.CDCFrontier_v2.0, whole genome shotgun sequence genomic window:
- the LOC101497716 gene encoding transcription repressor OFP13, whose product MMKKKTLNFSSLLRNTELKYSSSSWPWPLYCHQPKTLSFRVDNKDDTFKTINSAYLEDSDSSFSKHSEEFKIGDSIETTIRGLRSDRFFFEPDETNSILEANKVAAEGNGTQSLPFKDSVVLSMESQDPYVDFRKSMEEMVEAHDVKDWECLQELLCWYLRVNEKTNHGYIVGAFVDLLVGLAFASTSSSFSSSSSSQSISSPLSFYSSSMSSSYDTRCVSCLEAREEEVNIPSSSLLLEQVREDIDLEDEAEASDTDTEVSASSSSSTI is encoded by the coding sequence atgatgaagaaaaaaacattGAACTTTTCTTCTCTTCTTAGAAACACAGAACTCAAATATTCATCATCCTCATGGCCTTGGCCTTTGTATTGTCACCAACCAAAAACTCTCTCTTTTAGAGTTGATAACAAAGATGACACATTCAAAACCATTAACTCAGCTTACTTGGAAGATTCTGATTCTAGCTTTTCAAAACACTCTGAGGAATTCAAAATAGGAGATTCCATCGAAACAACAATCCGTGGATTGCGTTCCGATCGTTTTTTCTTCGAACCCGATGAGACTAATTCCATTTTAGAGGCTAATAAAGTTGCTGCTGAAGGAAATGGAACTCAAAGCTTGCCATTCAAAGATAGTGTTGTTTTGTCTATGGAATCTCAAGACCCTTATGTCGATTTTCGAAAGTCTATGGAGGAAATGGTAGAAGCTCATGATGTTAAAGATTGGGAGTGTCTTCAAGAGCTTTTGTGTTGGTATTTGAGAGTCAATGAGAAAACTAATCATGGTTATATTGTTGGTGCTTTTGTTGATTTGTTGGTTGGTCTAGCATTTGCTTctacttcttcttctttttcttcttcatcttcttcccaATCCATTTCTTCTCCTTTGTCTTTCTATAGTTCTTCTATGTCTTCCTCCTACGACACTCGTTGTGTTTCTTGTTTGGAAGCTCGCGAGGAGGAGGTTAATATTCCTAGTTCTTCTTTGTTGTTAGAACAAGTTAGAGAGGATATTGATCTCGAAGATGAAGCTGAAGCTTCTGATACTGATACTGAAGTTTcagcttcatcttcttcatcaactatttaa